The genomic interval AACCTAATATATACTGCCATTTTGCACGAGGGATTGGAGATCCAAAATACTGCCCTATATCTGACTGGACAGCATTGAATAAACTGCTGGTTGAAGCCCTGGACAGCTACAACGAAGTTAAAGCTGTCATGGACCTGGTAAATATCGGCTTATTACAGAAAATCTTTATTAGATTCATGCTTAGTTAGtggaataaagataaaactgcaTTGTTCTTTTATATATCATAGTTTCTTAATTCTGTTTTGTTCATTTAGGTCCTATTTGAGGATGCCATGTCCCATGTTTGTAGGATCAATCGCATACTGGAGAGTCCTAGAGGCAATGCACTGTTAGTTGGTGTGGGAGGCAGTGGAAAGCAATCTCTTTCTCGTCTGGCTGCTAGCATCAGCAATCTAGAAGTATTTCAAATTACTCTCAGGAAAGGCTATGGGATTCCTGATCTGAaggtaaacatttaatttggaTCACCGCTCTGACACTGTTCAGGTTAATTCTGATTCATTCAGATGTGTTTaccatgtccatgtgggttttctccggggtgctccggtttcctcccacagtccaaaaacacgttgctgggtggattggtgacccaaaagtatccataggtgtgagtgagagttgccctgcaaaggactagAGGCCcctccaccacaaccctgaattcgataagcgattacagacaatgaattctGATGTAAATTTCAGATGATTACCTTTGTTTGTCCTGAACACAAAATGATGAGTGCTAGTGAATTGAGGTTTTACAACATGCAAATGATGGGAACTCTGCTCACGTTTAAAGAACGCTGATTTCACAGTATGATGTACAATTATAGTCTACTTTTTGGCTCTTCAGTTGGACCTAAATGCTCAGTATATGAAGGCTGGTGTGAAGAACATTGGAACAGTCTTCATAATGACAGATGCCCAGGTAGTAGAAGAGGAATTCCTTGTGCTTATTAATGACCTTCTAGCCTCAGGAGAGATCCCAGGCCTCTTCCAAGATGATGAAGTTGAAAACATTATTTGTGCCTTGAGGAATGAGGTCAGAGAACTAGGCTTGCAAGACACTAGAGAGAACTGCTGGAAGGTCTTCATTGACAGAGTCAGGAAAAACCTAAAGGTGAAAGCGTGTAATTAtgacaatgtaaaaaaatttttaCCCTTCTCATGGTGGtttatcattacatttttactgttatctatttgttttttttttacaggtgaTTTTGTGCTTCTCCCCTGTGGGCTCTACTCTACGAGTTAGAGCCTGCAAATTTCCAGCTGTGGTAAACTGCACATCTATTGACTGGTTCCATGAGTGGCCAGAAGAAGCTCTGGTGTCTGTAGGTTCTCGCTTCCTGTCTGAGACAGAAGGAATTAAGGtaaaatatctctctctctctctctctctctccatactgACATTGTTTGAACGCAATACAGTGGATACTGCACAGTTTTTACAGttgatatttaacatttatcaATATTGTTCCTAATTGGCACATCTCTCCTTCTGGTTTAGCCTGAAATCAAAGACTCACTTAGTCAGTTCATGGCATATGTTCATAAAACTGTGAATGACTTGTCCAAATGGTACCTTCTGTCAGATCGACGCTATAATTACACCACCCCAAAAACCTTTCTGGAGCAGATTAAACTTTACCAGAAACTGCTTAGTGTGAAAAGTAAAGAACTGGTATCAAAAGTGGATAGACTTAAGAATGGAGTAACCAAACTTGTGAACACCTCGGCTcaggtaataaataaataaaattatttaatttcttatgtGTCTTTTGAACTGAGAGAAATCATTATAtgaatatacacctataacagGTAGATGACTTGAAAGCTAAGTTAGCAGTTCAAGGAGTAAAACTCAAACAGAAGAATGAGGATGCTGATAAGCTTATTGTAGCTGTAGGAGTGGAAACAGGGAAAGTATCCAAGGAAAAGGCAGCTGCCAGTGAGGAAGAGCTGAAAGTGCAGGTTATTGCAAAGGTAAAATTATGGATTATGATTTTGCAAACTCAgtaaatcaaaacaaaatacaaaaaaaatgtttgcagTAAATACAAATTTCGCTATTAATTTCTGACACTAAAATCACAGTGAAaacttcatttgtttattttgtagaaTGTATCTGAAAAGCAGAAATCTTGTGAGGAAGACCTGGCTAAAGCAGAACCTGCTCTGCTTGCTGCACAAGAAGCTCTGAACACACTAAATAAGGCATGTATATATGCTCAGTGCTTCTGTCCAAAACAAGCTCCAACACTCCCTCAtaagatgttgtttttttttttttttctgctgtgctTTCTATAGAACAATTTAACTGAACTTAAGTCATTTGGCTCACCCCCGGAAGCTGtggtcaatgtcactgcagccgTTATGATTCTTCTTGCTCCAGGTGGCAAAATTCCCAAAGACAGAAGCTGGAAAGCAGCTAAAAACATGATGGCAAAAGTTGATGCTTTTCTGGAGAGTCTGATcaaatacaaaaaagaaaacatacctGATGCATGCATCAAAGCGTTCCAGTAAGTGATAGTAGGTtagacacgtgtgtgtgtgtgtgtgtgtgtgatttatttatttttttgcattggATATGTTATTCATTCTCAATTCAGTAGCAATTGTTATCGTTTTTTCTTCTCTATATGCATACAAAGGCCCTACAAAAATGACCCTCAATTTGAGCCAGACTTCATCTGCTCTAAGTCCATTGCTGCTGCTGGACTCTGCTCATGGTGTCTCAATATTGTGAACTTTTATGAAGTCTACTGTGATGTTGAGCCAAAGAGGCAGGCATTAGCCAAGGCTAAAGCTGAGCTGGCTGCTGCCCAGGACAACCTGACTGTTATTAAGAACAAAATTACGGTAAGCAATATCCTGTTTAGCTGTACAAGAAATTATTTAGAAAAATGCTCAATAGAAGATCCATGTTATAAATTAatcttagaaaaaaaataattactgtGACACATCTAGCAACTGAATGCCAGTTTGGACAAACTGACATCTAAGTTTGAGAAAGCTACAGCAGACAAACTAAAGTGTCAGGAGGAAGCTGATGCTACTAATAAGACTATTTCCCTTGCCAACAGGTAAACTACTTGTTAGTCTTAATTTTTGTGTCTGCTTTCTTGGACCAGTGTACTTCTGTCTTTAGATATTATTACGTTTTTCCTTCTCTGTACTTTTCTAGGCTTGTGAGTGGTTTATCATCTGAGAAAACACGTTGGTCAGAATCAGTGGCTCAATTCAAAATTCAACAGACGACACTTAGTGGTGATGTCATGCTAGTTTCCGCTTTTGTGTCCTATGCTGGATATTTCACAAAAAAGTACCGTACAGACCTCATGGATAAATATTGGTTGCCTTACCTCAAGGAACTAAAGGTAACAGTATTTACTGAGCAAATGTATTGTGATCAGAATATGACACCCACTCTTGAAGGTGTTAAATGGCTAACATTCCAGCATATAAATCTTAGGTCCCAATTCCCATCACAGAAGGTCTGGACCCTCTGACACTGCTTACCGATGATGCAGACATAGCAGCATGGAGCAACCAAGGCCTACCAAGTGACCGCATGTCTACTGAAAATGCCACAATACTTTCCAACACTGAGCGTTGGCCACTGATAGTGGATACTCAGCTCCAGGGCATTAAATGGATCAAAAACAGATATGGAAACAACCTTAAAATCATCCGCTTAGGACAAAAAGGGTATGCATTTCTGCAGCCTATGCTATACTCCAGTGCCATAGTTTCAGGATTATGACAAGGTAAAGTTAAGAATGAATTAAACCATCAGTACACTCCTTGAGAATAAAAGGAATATCCAGGAAAATAGCAAAGATTTCCATTTGTTACTGCTGCCAGCAAATTATCAATTTAGGAATGCCATTCCTCAGCAACCCAGTGCAAGGAATTTGagaatttaaataacattttctcttttttattgtcCAGCTATATTGATAGCATAGAGAATGCTATATCCTGTGGAGATGTATTATTGATTGAAAACATTGGTGAGACTGTAGAACCTGTGCTTGACCCCCTTCTTGGAAGGAACATGATTAAGAAGGGAAAGTaagtattatttaaaattctATATCAAATCTATGTTTAAACAAGTGAACATTTTTGAAGTTTTTAAAATGGACTTAAATCAACAGGTACATTCGAATCGGTGATAAAGAGGTAGAATACCACCCTAATTTTCAACTCATCCTTCATACTAAGCATTTGAATCCTCATTATAAACCAGAAATGCAAGCCCAGTGCACATTGATCAATTTTCTGGTGACACATGATGGGCTAGAGGATCAGTTGTTGGCTGCTGTAGTAGCCAAAGAGAGACCTGACCTGGAAGAGCTCAAGGTAAAACAGAGCTCTATTTAGTTTTCCAAACATGGCttgatttatacatttttatttattaggaTGTAATAAATGTAACAGTGGTCCTGGATTTGTGTATATTGTAAAGAGGCAATGCATTTGTGTATATctatatatgtttaattatacaTATTTACATCTAAGAATCtaaattaatgatttttaaatgtCCTTTGCTGTATTCTAATATTTAGGCAGAGCTGACCACACAGCAAAACAACTTTAAGATTGTTCTGAAGCAGCTGGAAGATTCTTTGCTTGCTCGTCTCTCAGCTGCTTCAGGGAATTTCCTTGGGGACACAGCACTAGTGGAAAACCTGGAGACCACCAAGCGTACTGCCACAGAGATTGAGGAGAAGGTCAACTTTAGAGATGCTACTTGAAGCATATAGTCCTATGCATAGTTAGAAGCTTCATTCAGTCAGAGAATTTATTTACAATGTCCTGACAAAGCAGCATTTAAGTGCAAAGTGTAAATTTGTTGTTTCAACAAAAAGCAAGAAGAGAAAAACACATGGTTTGAAACAATTTTTCAGTATTTAGTGTGCCCACACTTGGAGGCAAACAACACATTCTGTGATATAGTGACCTGGGGTGACAGTCTTTTTGCGCAGTACTGGTGCagttataataatttttatttctaaTCATTTACAGTTTATATTCACTTATAGGTACACGAGGCAAAGATGACTGAAACGAAGATCAATGAAACCAGAGAAAACTACAGACCAGCCTCTGTACAAGCAGCTCTATTGTACTTCATTCTGAATGACCTTAATAAAATTAACCCCATATATCAGTTTTCTCTAAAGGTAAAAATTTCTCTGTACTTTTTCATTGTCCCATTTGAAGACATTGATTTGAGAGTTAGTCTTTGacttatttgtaaatatattaggCATTTAATGTGGTGTTTGAATCAGCCATTGTGCATACTGAGCCAGCAGAGGATGTGAGACAGCGAGTGTCCAACCTTATTGAAGAGATTACATATTCTGTCTTCATCTACACAAACCGTTGCTTATTTGAAAAGGATAAGCTCACTTTCATCGCTCAGATTGCCTTCCAAGTATGTGGAAATGTTTCACCATGTGCCAAAATCAATGGAGATAGTAATCATCTCTAAATACTTATACCTCTGTACTGTGTGACAGATTTTGGTCATGAGAAAAGAGATCAACCCTGACCAGCTGGATTTCCTTCTCAGATTTCCTTTTAAAGCAGGCCTGGTATCACCTGTTGATTACCTTTCCAACCAAGAATGGGGTGGTATAAAGGTTTGTAGAAATTGTATAAAGTTACAAGATGGTGATAAAAAAGGCCTACATGTTTTATGAGCTCAGTTGTAATGTTGGGGTTAAATTGTAAAAAGGATAATGCGTAACAATTTAATaatggtttaaaatataaattttcataataaataaaatccagatttttttttctattttatacttcattatttttaattgaatacGGTAAAATCTATGTTCTTATGACATACTAGTATGTCAGGCTTTTGTCTCCAAATCACAAATTAGCTGATTAATTTAAGAATATGTACTATTTATTATCATCTATTATTTTAGGCCTTGGCTGAAATGGATGAGTTTAAGAACCTGGACAGAGACATAGAAGGGTCAGTCAAACGCTGGAAGAAGTTTGTGGAGTCTGAAACTCCAGAAAAGGAGAAGTTTCCTCAGGAGTGGAAGAATAAGAGTGGAATAGAGAAACTATGTATGATGAGATGCATGAGACCAGACCGTATGTGCTATGCTGTTAGGTACTAGAATACCTTTTGAAGAGCAGACATTCTCTGTTTATAGTAGGAAGCCATCACAAATGTACAGATGATTtgtcatattatatatatgaatatgaatCTCATTTGCCTTGCTGACCCCCATAATCACTGCTCCAGTGCTGCTTCAAGTTACCACGTGGcagactattctcaatccagcagtgacactgagttgTTTACTGGTGTGTGAGATCCACTCTATGCGGCTGATGCACTCACTAACATGCCATCATTacgtctgtgtcactgctgtgctgtAAATGATCCATTACCCCATAAATATCTGTTTGGTAGTCTTCTGTAGGGTTCTTAACAAGTGGGtaaacaaattacaaatatattacCTAAATTAGAAATACAATGTGCAACTATAGGGTGTATAGATCTAATAAATTGCACATGTAATGGAAATTCAAGATAGTATCTCATAAATTGTGCAGTAAGTGTAAATTAAATTGTTTGTTGTCTCTCACAACTGTGAAACATGCAGAAATTTTGTTGAGGAAAAGCTAGGGACCAAGTATATACAGGGCTGCAGTGTGGAGTTTTCTGTGTCCTTTAAAGAAAGCAGCTCAGCCACTCCTATGTTTTTCGTCCTCTCTTCTGGAGTTGACCCTTTAAAGAATGTTGAGGCACTAGGTATGTAAAAGCTGCAGAGGCACcgttaaaataatatttcttcACTTCATGTTTTTTGTATTACTCCTATGCTTTAATTCTTTTATACTATCCATACTGGTCCATTGCAGGTAAGAAGATGGGCTTTACCTTTGATAATGGGAAATTCCACAATGTCTCTCTGGGTCAAGGGCAGGAAGTTGTGGCTGAGGCTGCTCTTGACCAGGCTGCAGAGAAGGGGCACTGGGTCATTCTGCAGGTATCTAAAAGCAGAGGGcaatgcattttgtttttttacttttattttttttttctagaaactacttttaaaaaatttacTACAGGATAAGTATGTATAAAGCATCtttaagttaatattttatttggttATAATCACTGGTTGTCCACTGTTTAATCTTATTTGTGGCTCAAACtgccttttatttttagaaCATCCATTTGGTTGCACAATGGCTGGGAATTTTGGATAACAGGGTAGAGAAGTACAGTATTAGTAGCCATATTGATTTCCGCTTGTATATGAGTGCTGAACCTGCCCCTACACCTGAGTCTCACATCATCCCACAAGGTTTGCTGGAGAATGCTATCAAAATCACCAACGAGCCACCTACTGGCATGCATGCCAACCTACACAAAGCTCTCTacctcttcagtcaggtgacACTACGTAACACTTAATGTACTATAGACAAGAGTGTTAAACCTAATAAAACAAGGTATGAAGTGGTATAACAAAACTATTCAgttataattattcatttttgcTTTTGAAGGAAACACTAGAGATGAGCTCAAAGGAGTCAGAGTTCAAAGTCATTCTCTTTGCTCTGTGTTATTTTCATGCTGTGGTGGTTGAGCGACGCAAATTTGGAGCACAAGGTTGGAACAGGTCTTACCCTTTTAACAACGGAGATCTAACCATCTCTGTCAATGTGCTATACAACTACTTAGAAGCCAATGCAAAGGTAAATGTATTCAATGCATTCTGCCTCATTACAATAAATTCTTTAATGATATACATTGAACCAAGAATTAAATAACTTTATTATAAAGTTTTCTAAAGtagtatgtatttgtttttattccattAGGTTCCATGGGATGATCTGCGGTACTTGTTTGGTGAGATTATGTATGGTGGACACATAACTGATGGTTGGGACCGAAAGTTGTGTATGACATATCTGGAAGAGTATGTGCGCCCTGAAATGCTAGACGGAGATTTACTGCTAGCCCCTGGCTTCCCTGTACCGCAAAATTTTGACTACAAGGTCAGTCTAAACTGCTGTGtgcaaagtttaaaaaatacactgctcaaaaaaataaagggaacacttaaacaacaAAATTTAACTCCAagtcacacttctgtgaaatcaacctgTCCAGTTAGGAAACAACATTGATTGTGAGTCATTTACACCTGCTGTTGTTCCAAATGGAACAAACAACAGGTAGAAATGGGAGGCAATTAGCAAGATGACCCCTATAAAGGAGTCattctgcaggtggtgaccgcagaccatttctctgttctcatcctttctggctgatgttttggtcacttttgcattttgtcagtgctctcaTCCCTAGAGGTAGCATGAGGTGGTGTCTAAAACGCACAGACgttgctcaggtagtgcagctcatccaggatggcaTATCAATGCAAGCTGTGGCAagaaggtttgctgtgtctgtcagcacagtgtccagagcatggaaGAGATACTACAAGACAGGCCAGTAAaacaacccagcagcaggaccgCTACTACCTCCTTTGTGTaaggaggaacaggaggagcagtgccagagccctgGAAAATGACCTCCAACAGGCCACTTATATCCTTGTTTCTGTGCGAATTGTCAGAAATTGACTGCATGAGGGTGGTGTAAGGGCCCTATGTCCACAAGTGGGGCTTGTGCTTACAGCCTAACACCGTGTAGGGGAattggcatttgccagagaacaccaagattAGCAGATTTGCCATTGACACCCTGTGCTCTTTACGAAtgagagcaggttcacactgagtACGTGACAGAGTAAtggtgtggggaggcatttGTTTGGAGTGCCGCACAGAACCTCCATGTGCTAGCCAGAGGTACCCTGACCACCATTAGGTACCGGGATGAGATCCTCAGACCCATTGTGAGACTATATTCTGGTGCATGgggccctgggttccttctgaAGCATGACAGTACTAGGCCtaatgtggctgaagtgtgtcaaCAGTTCCTGCATGACTGGCCTGCCCGTttcccagacctgaatccaatcgagcacATCTGGGGCATCATGTCTCATTCCATCCACTAACGCCATGttgcaccacagactgtccaAGAGTTGACTGATGCTTTAATCCAGGTCTGAGAGGAGATCCCCCAGAAGAACATCCGCCACCTCATCAGGAGCATACCCAGGCATAGTAGGGAGGTCATACAGGCAcgtggaggccacacacacattactgagcctcattttaacttgtcttgGGGAATTTCCACTTAAGTTGGATCTGCCTctaatttgattttccacttttattttgagtatgattccaaatgcagacctccatgggataataattttacattgatcgtttttgttattttgttttcaacgaattccactatgtaatgaataaaattttcaactggaatatttcattcattgagaCCTagcatgttgttttgtttttttttgttttttttaagctgcttgtgtgtatgtgtataacaTTAAAGTATTTATGAATTTTCAGCTATAATACTTAATTCTTTGTAAAATAATTGAACACATCAGTGACAATTAAATATTAGTTGAAAACAGTTGAGAGAGACAAACATTACATTTGGCCAGTCTcatggaatttcttttttttttccttttcctctgAGGTATTTCTAAGCATTTTCACTTGTGCTTTGCCAGGGATATCATATGTATGTTGATAAGATGTTGCCACCTGAGAGCCCATACCTCTATGGTTTGCATCCTAATGCTGAGATTGGCTTCCTAACCAATAGCTCTCAGAAGCTTTTCCGTTCACTGCTGGAGCTCCAGCCCAAAGAAACTGAATCAGCTGGAGGTGGAGCTATTTCTCGAGAGGAAAAGGTACTCCAAAAACAACccctatatatataaatgtgtgttttgtgtatcttttatttttaataattgagTAAATGTCATAAATGAAAGTTCTGGCCTTAGATGTTGCAAATTTTCAGGTAAAGGGCATTCTAGATGATATTTTGGAAAAGCTGCCAGATAGCTTTAACATGGTTGAGATCATGTCGAAAGTAGAAGAGAAGACTCCTTTCATCA from Hoplias malabaricus isolate fHopMal1 chromosome 3, fHopMal1.hap1, whole genome shotgun sequence carries:
- the LOC136690932 gene encoding dynein axonemal heavy chain 17-like isoform X6, whose amino-acid sequence is MEELLAVRHSVFIIGNAGTGKSEVLKSLNKTYQNMKRKPVVVDLDPKAVTCNELFGIINPSTREWKDGLFSCLMRDLANITHDGPKWIVLDGDIDPMWIESLNTVMDDNKVLTLASNERIPLNPTMRLVFEIKNLQTATPATVSRAGILFINPADLGWSPVVTSWIEKRKVQSEKANLYILFDKYLPACLEKLKFCFKKITPVPEITQVQMLLYLMECLLVPENTPPDSSTELYELYFVFACVWAFGGSMFQDQLIDYRVEFSKWWVSEFKSIKFPSQGTVFDYFIDRESKKFMPWTEKVPTFILDPDVPLQASFVHTAETIRIRYFMDELMVRKRPVMLVGNAGSGKSVLLGDKLRSLSTDQYVLQSVPFNFYTNSAMLQAILEKPLEKKAGRNYGPTGNKNLIYFIDDMNMPEVDKYFTVSPHALIRQHMDHGHWYDRQKLTLKDIHNCQYVACMNPTAGSFTIDPRLQRHFCVFAVSFPGQDALFSIYNNIFSQHLEINGFPNAVKTFCSTLVNSALMFHQKVSTTFLPTAVKFHYVFNLRDLSNVFQGLLFSTPECLKTPPELIRNWLHECNRVYGDKLIDEKDIELFEKIQRDIFKKCFEDIDPGIIFQKPNIYCHFARGIGDPKYCPISDWTALNKLLVEALDSYNEVKAVMDLVLFEDAMSHVCRINRILESPRGNALLVGVGGSGKQSLSRLAASISNLEVFQITLRKGYGIPDLKLDLNAQYMKAGVKNIGTVFIMTDAQVVEEEFLVLINDLLASGEIPGLFQDDEVENIICALRNEVRELGLQDTRENCWKVFIDRVRKNLKVILCFSPVGSTLRVRACKFPAVVNCTSIDWFHEWPEEALVSVGSRFLSETEGIKPEIKDSLSQFMAYVHKTVNDLSKWYLLSDRRYNYTTPKTFLEQIKLYQKLLSVKSKELVSKVDRLKNGVTKLVNTSAQVDDLKAKLAVQGVKLKQKNEDADKLIVAVGVETGKVSKEKAAASEEELKVQVIAKNVSEKQKSCEEDLAKAEPALLAAQEALNTLNKNNLTELKSFGSPPEAVVNVTAAVMILLAPGGKIPKDRSWKAAKNMMAKVDAFLESLIKYKKENIPDACIKAFQPYKNDPQFEPDFICSKSIAAAGLCSWCLNIVNFYEVYCDVEPKRQALAKAKAELAAAQDNLTVIKNKITQLNASLDKLTSKFEKATADKLKCQEEADATNKTISLANRLVSGLSSEKTRWSESVAQFKIQQTTLSGDVMLVSAFVSYAGYFTKKYRTDLMDKYWLPYLKELKVPIPITEGLDPLTLLTDDADIAAWSNQGLPSDRMSTENATILSNTERWPLIVDTQLQGIKWIKNRYGNNLKIIRLGQKGYIDSIENAISCGDVLLIENIGETVEPVLDPLLGRNMIKKGKYIRIGDKEVEYHPNFQLILHTKHLNPHYKPEMQAQCTLINFLVTHDGLEDQLLAAVVAKERPDLEELKAELTTQQNNFKIVLKQLEDSLLARLSAASGNFLGDTALVENLETTKRTATEIEEKVHEAKMTETKINETRENYRPASVQAALLYFILNDLNKINPIYQFSLKAFNVVFESAIVHTEPAEDVRQRVSNLIEEITYSVFIYTNRCLFEKDKLTFIAQIAFQILVMRKEINPDQLDFLLRFPFKAGLVSPVDYLSNQEWGGIKALAEMDEFKNLDRDIEGSVKRWKKFVESETPEKEKFPQEWKNKSGIEKLCMMRCMRPDRMCYAVRNFVEEKLGTKYIQGCSVEFSVSFKESSSATPMFFVLSSGVDPLKNVEALGKKMGFTFDNGKFHNVSLGQGQEVVAEAALDQAAEKGHWVILQNIHLVAQWLGILDNRVEKYSISSHIDFRLYMSAEPAPTPESHIIPQGLLENAIKITNEPPTGMHANLHKALYLFSQETLEMSSKESEFKVILFALCYFHAVVVERRKFGAQGWNRSYPFNNGDLTISVNVLYNYLEANAKVPWDDLRYLFGEIMYGGHITDGWDRKLCMTYLEEYVRPEMLDGDLLLAPGFPVPQNFDYKGYHMYVDKMLPPESPYLYGLHPNAEIGFLTNSSQKLFRSLLELQPKETESAGGGAISREEKVKGILDDILEKLPDSFNMVEIMSKVEEKTPFINVVFQECERMNLLTKEISRSLKELNLGLKGELTITTNMEELGNALFLDIVPESWTKLAYPSLEGLAGWYADLLLRVKELETWASDFAMPATVWLTGFFSPQSFLTAIMQSMARKNELPLDNMCLAVEVTKKNQEDISNPPREGAFIHGLFMEGARWDTRSGVITDARLMELTPAMPVIFVKAIPVDRQETKNVYKCPVYKTRTRGPTFVWTFNLKTKEKSTKWVLAGVCLLLSV
- the LOC136690932 gene encoding dynein axonemal heavy chain 17-like isoform X5; its protein translation is MGGAPAGPAGTGKTETTKDLGKALGIMVYVFNCSEQMDYKSCGDIYKGLAQTGAWGCFDEFNRISVEVLSVIAVQVKCVQDGIRDKKTVIHFLGENIKLIPTVGVFITMNPGYAGRAELPENLKALFRPCAMVVPDFELICEIMLVAEGFIEARTLARKFITLYSLCNQLLSKQGHYDWGLRAIKSVLVVAGSLKRKDPGQPEDQVLMRALRDFNIPKIVMDDMSVFMGLIRDLFPALDVPRKRDMKFEKLVKQSVLDLKLQAEESFVLKVVQMEELLAVRHSVFIIGNAGTGKSEVLKSLNKTYQNMKRKPVVVDLDPKAVTCNELFGIINPSTREWKDGLFSCLMRDLANITHDGPKWIVLDGDIDPMWIESLNTVMDDNKVLTLASNERIPLNPTMRLVFEIKNLQTATPATVSRAGILFINPADLGWSPVVTSWIEKRKVQSEKANLYILFDKYLPACLEKLKFCFKKITPVPEITQVQMLLYLMECLLVPENTPPDSSTELYELYFVFACVWAFGGSMFQDQLIDYRVEFSKWWVSEFKSIKFPSQGTVFDYFIDRESKKFMPWTEKVPTFILDPDVPLQASFVHTAETIRIRYFMDELMVRKRPVMLVGNAGSGKSVLLGDKLRSLSTDQYVLQSVPFNFYTNSAMLQAILEKPLEKKAGRNYGPTGNKNLIYFIDDMNMPEVDKYFTVSPHALIRQHMDHGHWYDRQKLTLKDIHNCQYVACMNPTAGSFTIDPRLQRHFCVFAVSFPGQDALFSIYNNIFSQHLEINGFPNAVKTFCSTLVNSALMFHQKVSTTFLPTAVKFHYVFNLRDLSNVFQGLLFSTPECLKTPPELIRNWLHECNRVYGDKLIDEKDIELFEKIQRDIFKKCFEDIDPGIIFQKPNIYCHFARGIGDPKYCPISDWTALNKLLVEALDSYNEVKAVMDLVLFEDAMSHVCRINRILESPRGNALLVGVGGSGKQSLSRLAASISNLEVFQITLRKGYGIPDLKLDLNAQYMKAGVKNIGTVFIMTDAQVVEEEFLVLINDLLASGEIPGLFQDDEVENIICALRNEVRELGLQDTRENCWKVFIDRVRKNLKVILCFSPVGSTLRVRACKFPAVVNCTSIDWFHEWPEEALVSVGSRFLSETEGIKPEIKDSLSQFMAYVHKTVNDLSKWYLLSDRRYNYTTPKTFLEQIKLYQKLLSVKSKELVSKVDRLKNGVTKLVNTSAQVDDLKAKLAVQGVKLKQKNEDADKLIVAVGVETGKVSKEKAAASEEELKVQVIAKNVSEKQKSCEEDLAKAEPALLAAQEALNTLNKNNLTELKSFGSPPEAVVNVTAAVMILLAPGGKIPKDRSWKAAKNMMAKVDAFLESLIKYKKENIPDACIKAFQPYKNDPQFEPDFICSKSIAAAGLCSWCLNIVNFYEVYCDVEPKRQALAKAKAELAAAQDNLTVIKNKITQLNASLDKLTSKFEKATADKLKCQEEADATNKTISLANRLVSGLSSEKTRWSESVAQFKIQQTTLSGDVMLVSAFVSYAGYFTKKYRTDLMDKYWLPYLKELKVPIPITEGLDPLTLLTDDADIAAWSNQGLPSDRMSTENATILSNTERWPLIVDTQLQGIKWIKNRYGNNLKIIRLGQKGYIDSIENAISCGDVLLIENIGETVEPVLDPLLGRNMIKKGKYIRIGDKEVEYHPNFQLILHTKHLNPHYKPEMQAQCTLINFLVTHDGLEDQLLAAVVAKERPDLEELKAELTTQQNNFKIVLKQLEDSLLARLSAASGNFLGDTALVENLETTKRTATEIEEKVHEAKMTETKINETRENYRPASVQAALLYFILNDLNKINPIYQFSLKAFNVVFESAIVHTEPAEDVRQRVSNLIEEITYSVFIYTNRCLFEKDKLTFIAQIAFQILVMRKEINPDQLDFLLRFPFKAGLVSPVDYLSNQEWGGIKALAEMDEFKNLDRDIEGSVKRWKKFVESETPEKEKFPQEWKNKSGIEKLCMMRCMRPDRMCYAVRNFVEEKLGTKYIQGCSVEFSVSFKESSSATPMFFVLSSGVDPLKNVEALGKKMGFTFDNGKFHNVSLGQGQEVVAEAALDQAAEKGHWVILQNIHLVAQWLGILDNRVEKYSISSHIDFRLYMSAEPAPTPESHIIPQGLLENAIKITNEPPTGMHANLHKALYLFSQETLEMSSKESEFKVILFALCYFHAVVVERRKFGAQGWNRSYPFNNGDLTISVNVLYNYLEANAKVPWDDLRYLFGEIMYGGHITDGWDRKLCMTYLEEYVRPEMLDGDLLLAPGFPVPQNFDYKGYHMYVDKMLPPESPYLYGLHPNAEIGFLTNSSQKLFRSLLELQPKETESAGGGAISREEKVKGILDDILEKLPDSFNMVEIMSKVEEKTPFINVVFQECERMNLLTKEISRSLKELNLGLKGELTITTNMEELGNALFLDIVPESWTKLAYPSLEGLAGWYADLLLRVKELETWASDFAMPATVWLTGFFSPQSFLTAIMQSMARKNELPLDNMCLAVEVTKKNQEDISNPPREGAFIHGLFMEGARWDTRSGVITDARLMELTPAMPVIFVKAIPVDRQETKNVYKCPVYKTRTRGPTFVWTFNLKTKEKSTKWVLAGVCLLLSV